From the genome of Phycicoccus duodecadis:
AGGACGTCCATGACGGCGGTGACGAAGGTCGCGCCGGCCCCCGGATGCACCTGCCAGAAGCCTCGGGCCGACACCGTGAAGTCGCGGGCGACCCGACCGGCCCCGTCGCCCTCGCCCCACGTCGCCTCGACCCGCTCGACGACGTCGGGGACGGCGTCGTCCGGCCCCACGGGCAGGGCGACGGCCAGCGGCTCGCCGACCGAGGGCGCCACGGTGTCGACCGCCTCCACGCCCTCCCAGCGCCGCTCGGTGACCCGCAGGCCGTCCACCCCGGGCGCCGCGATGCGGCAGTGGTCGATCGCGACGACCTCGTGCGAGCGGTGGCGGCGCAGGCCGGCGCGGCCGTCGGGGCCCACGGCGAACTCGACCCGGGTGCGCCAGTCGAGGCCGGCGTCGTCGCCCGGCACCGGCTCGACCACCACGTCGACGTCGAGGCCGGCCAGGCGCTGCAGCTGCTCGCGCACCACCTCGGCCTTGAGGGAGCGCTGGCGCGGCAGGGCCACGTGCTGGAGGTCGCAGCCGCCGCAGGCACCCGGGCCCGACCAGGGGCAGGGCGGGGTGACGCGGTCGGGCGAGGCCTCGAGGACGTCGACGGCGTCGGCGCGCACGAACCGGCCCTTCGGCCCGAGGTCGGTGACCCGGGCCCGCACCCGCTCCCCCGGCAGCGCGTGCCGCACGAAGAGGACCTGGCCCTCGTGCCGCGCCACGCAGTGCCCGCCGTGGGCGACCGGCCCGACCTCGACCTCGACCTCGTCGCCCGGGGCCAGACCCGCGGGGCGTCCCACTCCTCCGGCCTGCTCGGCGCCGCTCATCCGCGCCGCACGTCGCCGACGACCGGGCCCTCGAAGCGCTCCTCGGCACCGGCCGACGACGCCAGCTGCCACGGCACCGACGACACCATGACGCCCGGCGTGAAGAGCAGCCGGGTGCGCAGCCGCAGGGCGCTCTGGTTGTGCAGGATCTGCTCCCACCAGTGGCCGACGACGTACTGGGGGATGTAGACGACGACGATGTCGCGCGGGTTGTCGCTGCGGATCGAGCGCACGTAGTCGAGCACCGGGCGGGTGATCTCGCGGTAGGGGCTGTCGAGGGCCTTCAGCGGCACCGGGATGTCGCGCCGGTCCCACTCGGCCTGCAGGGCCTTGGTCTCGTCGGGGTCGACGGCCACCGTGACGGCCTCGAGGACCGACGGGCGGGTGGCGCGGGCGTAGGCGAGCGCGCGCAGGGTGGGCCGGTGGACCTTGGCGACCAGCACCATCGCGTGGACCCGCGAGGGCAGCATCTGGGCCTTGGTGTCGCCCTCCTCGACCGAGAGCTCGTCACGGACGTGGTCGTAGTGCTTGCGCACCCCCAGCATCAGGAAGAACAGCACGCCCATGGCCGCGATCGCGTAGCCCGCGCCGTGGGTGAACTTGGTGGCCAGGACCACGAGCAGGACGGTGCCCGACATGCTCGCGCCCACCCCGTTGATGACGCGGCTGCGCAGCATCCGGGCCCGGGCGGCGGGGTCCTTCTCGACCCGCAGGAAGCGGTTCCAGTGCCGCACCATCCCGATCTGCGACAGCGTGAACGAGACGAACACCCCGACGATGTACAGCTGGATGAGGCGGGTGACGTCGGCGTCGAAGATCACGACGAGGAAGGCGGCGGCGCCGGCGAGGATGAGGATGCCGTTGGAGAACGCCAGCCGGTCGCCGCGGGTGTGCAGCTGGCGCGGCAGGAAGCCGTCGCGGGCCAGGATCGAGCCCAGCACCGGGAAGCCGTTGAAGGCGGTGTTGGCGGCCAGCACCAGGATGAGGCCGGTGACGATGGAGACCAGCACCACGCCCACCGGGAAGTCGGAGAAGACCGCCTTGGACACCTGCCCCATCACGGTGTCCTGGACGTAGCCGCTGCCCACCGGCACCCCGTCGCGCAGCAGCTGGTGGGCCTCGTCGTCGGCGTACTTGACCCCGGTCCAGGTCGCCAG
Proteins encoded in this window:
- a CDS encoding class I SAM-dependent RNA methyltransferase produces the protein MSGAEQAGGVGRPAGLAPGDEVEVEVGPVAHGGHCVARHEGQVLFVRHALPGERVRARVTDLGPKGRFVRADAVDVLEASPDRVTPPCPWSGPGACGGCDLQHVALPRQRSLKAEVVREQLQRLAGLDVDVVVEPVPGDDAGLDWRTRVEFAVGPDGRAGLRRHRSHEVVAIDHCRIAAPGVDGLRVTERRWEGVEAVDTVAPSVGEPLAVALPVGPDDAVPDVVERVEATWGEGDGAGRVARDFTVSARGFWQVHPGAGATFVTAVMDVLAVRPGERALDLYAGVGLFAAALGEAVGPTGQVVAVESDPGAVERARAGMAELPWVLPLRARVDDAFGVARASRGPSRRRGGGSRGSAHRAPARSPLLPTSADVVVLDPPRTGAGPAVVREIAALAPRAIAYVACDPAALARDTAALRDAGYRLVGLRAFDAFPMTHHVECVAHFAPEVP
- a CDS encoding APC family permease; protein product: MSTPGRLVKRVLLGRAMRSDRLGETLLPKKLALPVFASDALSSVAYAPDEILLTLGLAGGTLALTQSWKIALVVVVVMGVVIMSYRQNVHAYPSGGGDYEVASVNLGPRAGLTVASALLVDYVLTVAVSVSSGVQNAAAAFGFVRGHEAIVAVLIIVLLTAMNLRGVRESGTAFAVPTYLFMAAVIGMALFGFYRKVSGDLPQAESAALTLRPENGFQQLGTFAMAFLLLRAFSSGCAALTGVEAISNGVPAFKKPKSRNAASTLLLMGTISVTMLMSMVALATWTGVKYADDEAHQLLRDGVPVGSGYVQDTVMGQVSKAVFSDFPVGVVLVSIVTGLILVLAANTAFNGFPVLGSILARDGFLPRQLHTRGDRLAFSNGILILAGAAAFLVVIFDADVTRLIQLYIVGVFVSFTLSQIGMVRHWNRFLRVEKDPAARARMLRSRVINGVGASMSGTVLLVVLATKFTHGAGYAIAAMGVLFFLMLGVRKHYDHVRDELSVEEGDTKAQMLPSRVHAMVLVAKVHRPTLRALAYARATRPSVLEAVTVAVDPDETKALQAEWDRRDIPVPLKALDSPYREITRPVLDYVRSIRSDNPRDIVVVYIPQYVVGHWWEQILHNQSALRLRTRLLFTPGVMVSSVPWQLASSAGAEERFEGPVVGDVRRG